A genomic window from Heptranchias perlo isolate sHepPer1 chromosome 20, sHepPer1.hap1, whole genome shotgun sequence includes:
- the fam136a gene encoding protein FAM136A, translated as MSGAETQQRRLQNAVDGMVQGLEREQIRKMQGRMFRCSADCCDNGNSSMEEVHQCIERCHTPLAKAQAAVTGELERFQNRLQRCMLDCNDKAKDAFDSGAKEQDVKHKVESCVTKCVDDHARLIPSMTKTLKESLTSIAK; from the exons ATGTCGGGCGCCGAGACCCAGCAGCGGCGGCTGCAGAATGCGGTGGACGGGATGGTGCAGGGCCTGGAGAGGGAGCAGATCCGCAAGATGCAG GGAAGAATGTTCCGGTGCAGCGCGGACTGCTGTGACAATGGTAATTCTTCGATGGAGGAGGTCCATCAGTGTATCGAGCGGTGCCACACGCCCCTAGCGAAGGCACAGGCTGCGGTCACCGGGGAGCTCGAGAGGTTCCAG AATCGGCTGCAACGCTGCATGCTGGATTGCAATGACAAAGCGAAGGATGCCTTCGATTCAGGAGCGAAAGAGCAGGATGTCAAACACAAGGTTGAATCGTGCGTCACTAAATGTGTGGATGATCACGCTCGCCTAATCCCGAGCATGACGAAAACCCTGAAGGAATCATTAACGTCCATAGCGAAATAA